A part of Phoenix dactylifera cultivar Barhee BC4 chromosome 2, palm_55x_up_171113_PBpolish2nd_filt_p, whole genome shotgun sequence genomic DNA contains:
- the LOC103717424 gene encoding mediator of RNA polymerase II transcription subunit 12 isoform X2 produces the protein MQRYSAASCGGGVNNSAISGASSRENARAESTLSTSNFTLNTRRQPQLSSYKLKCDKEPLNCRLGPPDFYPQTHNCPEETLTREYLQFGYKETVEGIEEAREIALAQIPNFLKPELIVKYKEAIRKRLRAINESRAQKRKAGQVYGVPLSGSLLKPGVFPEQRSCSEDFRRKWIEALSQHHKRLRSLAEHVPHGYRRKSLFEVLIHHSVPFLRATWFIKVTYLNQVRPTSTNVSSAAPDKTPLSCTDLWTKDVIGYLQQLLNDFFSKDGGSFSSLPGRDQSSQGLIAGPGPAQCKSDSVPATPDNEEPSLHFKWWYTVQLLRWHCSEGLLLPSLIIEWVLDQLQEKDSPEALELLLPVVFDLIESIVMSQTYVRMLVDIAVRAINGLSSSDLSSVDNLKKQSLNSALVRILQYMILSVPDTFVALDCFPLPSCVVPDLNCGNSAPKVPEGVESVRFDMQDTYLQYLSCGYTVSSIQKRASKLAKIVNPSFQGHGAAKVVKALDRALMTGDLKFTYNSLFEDLSDMAIEEQWVAEVSPCLRSSLKWIGTVGLPLICSVFFLCEWATCDYRDCRTVFPQSHKFTGGKDFSQVYIALLLLKLKLEDMRISSQSKSGSTLLSSSSGKATSVHDTSLGGTLVENVSAVNNMMFSGSRKHKIDIFQSPGPLHDIIVCWLDQHEVGNAGGFKHVEVFIMELIRNGIFYPPAYVRQLIVSGIMDRNVTAVDLERRRRHQKILKQLPGSCLVDVLAEAKIVEAPLLYEIVCVYSNERQLMLRGLLSDEFNDMGTKGDSYQRFALQKNKDHSASVREGKHVKTKDEAAELKILISTLLQFPYSMQVETHPEESQRIFKRRLGLFDIKVHLTEVISGCKECRHAKRQKLGIERSSSCQGFSSNQSDDEDTWWVRQGIKSRESFKVEMPLKSTKLPSRGRQKTVRKTQSLAQLAAARIENSQGASTSHACDNKESRTHHKSVSEGEVPKDVDWMKTTHLSNIRKAIKRLRWLERRSISIWLLKTIRQLVEENEKATSNASNCTGIFSVLTDDRNVVRWRIGEDELLSILCILDVASDLLSVVKFLLWLLRKTFGRPSIAVHVGRSIMLPQNRENQVCQVGEAFLLSSLQRYENILLVTGLLPEVLTTLMQRTVALVTSNGRSFRAASFAYARNLLKKYKDVASVTKWEKTFRATCDQRLFAELDAGRSLDGDLLFSSGVPAGVEDMDGHLRQKITGRLPRTSPNLKEMVQRHVDEVVHCFYGKERKPFPVSNPKGPTLENWEDSNKIAQDIVLGLLDCIRQNGEATLEGDSSIVASAVSAIVGNVGPVISKLPDFTSGSYQSFSSTTHSLNCVRQILHIHITSLCLLKEALGERLSCIFDISLAAEASSAISGVFAPGKTHRSQFQTSPETHDIYSSHSNENMKNSAKLFVRAAKAAAAVSALVVGAIVHGATSLERMVTAFKLKEGLDVLQFIKSARSSSNGMSCSIGSLKLDHCIEVYVHWFRLLVGNCRTVSDGLVAEILGESYILALSRMQRMLPLNLVLPPAYSIFAMVIWRPYILNINIATREDIQLYHYLSVAISDAIRHQPFRDLCFRNTHVLYDLVATDVGDSEFAAMLELHNPDKHLKTMTFVPLRARLFLNALIDCKMPAFTIIQGDGSWISGPNEQRAFTENEAKLQDQLVHVLDNLQAAKFHWQWVELRLLLNEQALNEKIETQNLSLVEAIRSLSPNSGNSILSENEKKFTEIILTRTLVRPDAAPLYSELVHLLGKLQQESLVVDIKWLLGGQDVLLGRKSIRQQLIHVAQRNGLSTKPQFWKPWGWSCSITDDVANRGDKRKLEAISIEEGELVDECVDVKRSGKMNFHSIDAEGFSSTQQYITEKALAELTLPCIDRSSSDIRNLFAAELIKQMGSIDQQINAITRGGNKQASALSSGTEGSSSKGSTCKGMRGGSPVLGRRSTGVSDSTPLCSTALKASLWLRLQFLLRLLPIIYSDREPSARNMRQMLASIILRLLGTRVVHEDADLSLSAMHVGSLQRDEESLVEASVAASLEYSGDSLFERLLCVLHGLLSNCKPSWLKPKPTSKSSVKSPRDFSAFDREAAESLQADLDRMELPAAVRRRIQAAMPILPPLLPFSSPLSSVAHASLQPNSSTPGTHQRTHPTARTSTNVSGRNKTVPSQDLDMEIDPWTLLEDGTGSASTSGGNSSMVGVGGDHSNLKACSWLKGAVRVRRSDLTYIGALDEDS, from the exons GCAATACGAAAACGGCTCAGAGCTATCAATGAATCTCGTGCACAAAAGAGAAAG GCTGGCCAGGTTTATGGAGTGCCTCTTTCTGGATCTCTATTGAAACCTGGTGTTTTCCCGGAGCAAAGGTCTTGTAGCGAAGACTTCCGCAGGAAATGGATTGAG GCTCTATCACAACATCATAAACGATTGCGTTCCTTGGCTGAACATGTTCCTCATGGTTACAGACGTAAATCTCTCTTTGAAGTCCTTATTCACCATAGTGTGCCATTTTTAAGAGCAACGTGGTTTATCAAAGTTACTTATCTTAATCAG GTTCGGCCTACCTCCACGAATGTTTCTTCTGCAGCTCCAGATAAGACACCattatcttgcactgatttatGGACCAAGGATGTTATTGGATACTTGCAAcagctcttgaatgattttttcTCTAAAGATGGCggttctttttcatctttaccTGGTAGGGATCAATCATCACAGGGTCTTATTGCTGGACCTGGACCAGCACAATGCAAAAGTGACTCTGTCCCAGCTACTCCTGATAATGAGGAACCTTCCCTGCACTTTAAATGGTGGTATACGGTGCAGCTTCTTCGATGGCATTGTTCAGAAGGATTGCTGCTTCCTTCTCTTATCATTGAGTGGGTCCTTGATCAACTTCAG GAGAAGGATTCACCTGAAGCTTTAGAGTTGCTTTTGCCTGTCGTGTTTGATTTAATAGAGAGCATTGTGATGTCACAAACCTATGTGCGGATGCTTGTGGACATAGCTGTCCGGGCCATCAATGGTCTTTCTTCCAGTGACTTGAGTTCGGTAGATAATTTAAAAAAGCAATCGCTTAATTCTGCACTGGTTCGTATCCTGCAGTACATGATTCTTTCTGTGCctgatacttttgttgctttggATTGCTTCCCTCTACCATCCTGTGTGGTACCTGATTTAAATTGTGGAAATTCTGCACCAAAAGTACCTGAGGGTGTAGAGAGTGTTCGCTTTGACATGCAAGATACTTATCTTCAGTATTTGTCCTGTGGCTATACTGTTTCATCTATTCAGAAACGCGCATCTAAGCTTGCCAAAATCGTAAACCCTAGTTTTCAAGGTCATGGTGCAGCTAAAGTTGTGAAAGCTTTGGATAGAGCTTTGATGACAGGCGATCTGAAGTTTACTTATAACTCTCTCTTTGAAGATTTGTCTGATATGGCTATTGAAGAACAATGGGTTGCTGAAGTCAGTCCATGTTTACGGTCTTCTTTGAAGTGGATTGGAACTGTTGGTTTGCCTCTTATTTGCTCTGTATTTTTTCTATGTGAATGGGCGACATGTGATTATAGAGATTGCCGTACTGTCTTCCCACAGAGTCACAAATTTACAGGCGGAAAAGATTTTTCACAAGTGTATATTGCACTCTTGCTTTTGAAGCTTAAACTTGAAGACATGCGTATCTCATCCCAGTCTAAGAGTGGCAGTACATTGTTATCTAGTAGCAGTGGAAAAGCAACTTCTGTTCATGACACTTCATTAGGTGGAACATTGGTGGAAAACGTTTCGGCTGTAAATAATATGATGTTCTCTGGCAGCAGAAAGCATAAAATTGATATCTTTCAAAGTCCTGGTCCATTGCATGACATTATTGTGTGTTGGCTAGATCAGCATGAAGTTGGGAATGCTGGAGGTTTCAAACATGTTGAAGTTTTCATTATGGAACTCATTCGTAATGGCATCTTCTATCCTCCAGCTTATGTAAGGCAGCTAATTGTTAGTGGAATCATGGATAGGAATGTGACTGCTGTGGATTTGGAAAGACGAAGAAGacatcaaaaaattctgaagcaGCTGCCAGGGTCCTGTTTGGTTGATGTTCTAGCAGAAGCAAAAATTGTGGAAGCTCCACTGTTATATGAGATTGTGTGTGTTTACTCAAATGAGCGTCAACTTATGCTCCGTGGACTTCTGAGTGATGAATTCAATGACATGGGCACCAAAGGTGACAGTTATCAGAGGTTTGCTCTACAAAAAAATAAGGATCATTCTGCTTCTGTAAGAGAAGGTAAGCATGTCAAAACAAAAGATGAAGCTGCTGAGCTGAAGATTTTGATTTCAACTCTTTTGCAGTTTCCTTATTCAATGCAAGTTGAAACACACCCTGAAGAATCTCAGAGGATCTTCAAGAGACGTTTAGGTTTGTTTGACATAAAAGTTCATTTGACAGAAGTGATATCTGGCTGCAAGGAATGTAGGCATGCAAAGAGGCAAAAGTTAGGTATTGAAAGGAGCTCTTCTTGTCAAGGATTTTCTTCTAACCAGTCAGATGATGAAGATACTTGGTGGGTGAGGCAGGGAATTAAATCCCGGGAGTCATTCAAGGTGGAGATGCCTCTTAAATCAACTAAACTTCCCTCAAGGGGTAGGCAAAAAACTGTGCGTAAAACACAAAGTCTAGCACAGCTGGCAGCTGCTAGGATTGAAAACAGCCAAGGGGCATCTACTAGTCATGCATGTGATAATAAAGAGAGCCGTACTCACCACAAATCTGTCAGTGAAGGTGAAGTTCCTAAAGATGTTGACTGGATGAAAACAACACATCTCAGCAATATTAGGAAGGCCATAAAGCGGCTTAGGTGGCTTGAGAGGAGATCCATATCGATTTGGTTGTTAAAAACAATCAGGCAACTTgttgaagaaaatgaaaaagctACTTCCAATGCGAGTAATTGTACTGGGATCTTTTCTGTATTGACTGATGATAGAAATGTTGTTCGATGGAGGATTGGTGAAGATGAGCTATTGTCCATCCTATGTATATTGGATGTAGCTTCTGACCTGCTTTCAGTAGTAAAGTTCCTGCTATGGTTGTTACGGAAGACTTTTGGCAGACCAAGCATTGCTGTTCATGTTGGGAGAAGTATTATGTTACCACAAAATAGAGAAAACCAAGTCTGCCAAGTTGGGGAGGCATTTCTTTTATCATCCCTGCAAAG GTATGAAAATATACTTCTAGTGACAGGTCTTTTACCTGAAGTGCTAACTACTTTAATGCAACGAACTGTTGCCTTGGTGACGTCCAATGGAAGGTCTTTTAGAGCAGCATCTTTTGCTTATGCTCGAAATTTACTGAAGAAATATAAAGATGTGGCTAGCGTGACAAAATGGGAAAAAACTTTTAGAGCTACATGTGATCAGAGGCTTTTTGCAGAACTTGATGCTGGCCGATCACTTGATGGTGATCTATTGTTTTCTTCTGGAGTCCCTGCAGGTGTTGAAGACATGGATGGGCACCTCCGTCAAAAGATAACTGGGAGATTGCCAAGGACTAGCCCCAACCTGAAGGAGATGGTGCAACGACATGTTGATGAAGTTGTGCACTGTTTttatggaaaagaaagaaaaccttTTCCAGTCAGTAATCCTAAAGGTCCAACATTAGAAAATTGGGAAGACAGTAACAAAATAGCGCAAGATATTGTTTTAGGTTTATTAGACTGTATTAGGCAAAATGGCGAGGCAACTCTAGAAGGAGATTCCTCTATAGTGGCTTCTGCTGTTTCTGCGATTGTTGGTAATGTGGGGCCTGTTATATCAAAACTGCCAGATTTTACAAGTGGTAGTTACCAAAGTTTTTCATCTACAACACATTCATTGAATTGCGTACGACAAATCTTGCACATTCACATAACCTCCCTCTGCTTGCTTAAAGAAGCTCTTGGAGAACGTCTGAGCTGCATATTTGATATATCTTTGGCTGCTGAAGCTTCTTCAGCTATTTCTGGAGTTTTTGCTCCTGGGAAGACTCATCGAAGTCAGTTTCAAACATCTCCTGAAACTCATGATATATATTCAAGTCATTCAAATGAAAACATGAAGAACTCTGCAAAACTATTTGTAAGGGCTGCAAAAGCTGCAGCTGCCGTGTCTGCACTTGTTGTGGGGGCCATTGTTCATGGTGCTACTAGCCTGGAGAGGATGGTAACTGCCTTCAAATTAAAAGAGGGCTTGGATGTTCTGCAGTTTATTAAGAGTGCAAGATCCAGTTCAAATGGGATGTCCTGTTCCATTGGCAGTTTAAAGCTGGATCATTGCATTGAAGTATATGTACATTGGTTTCGGCTCCTTGTTGGGAACTGCCGAACTGTTTCTGATGGACTAGTTGCAGAAATCCTCGGTGAATCATATATATTAGCTCTTTCAAGGATGCAGCGCATGCTTCCACTTAATTTGGTTTTACCTCCTGCTTACTCGATCTTTGCAATGGTCATTTGGAGGCCATATATTCTCAACATCAATATTGCGACTCGTGAAGACATCCAACTATACCATTATTTATCAGTGGCAATTAGTGATGCTATAAGGCATCAGCCATTTCGAGATCTATGTTTTCGAAATACTCATGTACTTTATGATCTTGTAGCTACTGATGTTGGCGATTCTGAATTTGCTGCAATGCTTGAACTGCATAATCCGGATAAACATTTGAAAACAATGACATTTGTTCCTCTTCGGGCAAGGCTGTTTCTAAATGCTCTCATTGATTGCAAAATGCCAGCATTTACAATTATACAGGGAGATGGGTCGTGGATTTCGGGGCCTAATGAACAAAGAGCCTTTACTGAAAATGAGGCAAAGCTTCAGGATCAGCTTGTGCATGTTTTAGATAATTTGCAGGCTGCAAAGTTTCATTGGCAATGGGTTGAATTGAGGCTTCTTTTGAATGAGCAAGCTCTTAATGAAAAAATTGAGACTCAGAACTTGTCCTTGGTAGAGGCAATTCGATCCCTATCTCCTAATTCTGGAAATAGCATACTttctgaaaatgaaaagaaatttaCTGAAATTATTCTTACAAGGACGCTAGTTAGGCCTGATGCAGCACCTCTTTACTCAGAACTTGTCCATCTGCTTGGAAAATTGcaacaggagtcacttgtggTGGACATAAAATGGCTTTTAGGTGGTCAAGATGTCCTTCTGGGACGGAAATCCATCAGGCAGCAACTTATACATGTTGCTCAGCGAAATGGTCTTTCAACAAAACCCCAGTTCTGGAAACCATGGGGTTGGTCATGTTCCATAACTGATGATGTAGCTAACAGAGGTGATAAGAGAAAGTTGGAAGCCATTTCTATTGAAGAAGGGGAACTTGTGGATGAATGCGTTGATGTTAAAAGATCTGGCAAAATGAACTTTCACAGTATTGATGCTGAAGGCTTCAGTTCTACCCAGCAGTATATAACTGAGAAAGCTCTTGCAGAATTAACACTTCCATGTATAGACAGGAGTTCCAGTGATATACGGAATTTATTTGCAGCTGAGTTGATAAAGCAGATGGGTTCTATTGATCAACAAATTAATGCAATAACTCGTGGTGGTAATAAGCAGGCTAGTGCGCTGTCTTCTGGAACTGAAGGTTCATCAAGCAAAGGTAGCACCTGCAAAGGTATGCGTGGTGGAAGCCCTGTATTGGGCAGGCGATCAACTGGAGTTAGTGATTCTACGCCATTGTGTTCCACAGCATTGAAAGCATCCTTGTGGTTGCGCTTGCAATTTCTTTTGAGATTGCTTCCCATCATTTACAGTGATAG GGAACCATCTGCACGGAACATGAGGCAAATGCTTGCATCTATCATACTTCGATTACTTGGAACAAGAGTTGTGCATGAGGATGCAGACCTATCCCTTTCTGCCATGCATGTAGGTTCTTTACAAAGGGATGAAGAGTCACTTGTGGAAGCTTCTGTTGCTGCCTCATTGGAGTATTCTGGTGATAGCCTATTTGAAAGGCTTTTGTGTGTCCTGCACGGTTTGCTCAGCAACTGCAAGCCAAGTTGGCTGAAGCCCAAGCCTACCTCCAAGTCATCTGTTAAATCTCCTCGGGATTTTTCTGCATTTGATCGTGAGGCAGCAGAGAGCTTGCAG GCTGACTTGGACCGCATGGAATTGCCAGCAGCAGTTCGGCGGCGTATCCAAGCTGCAATGCCAATTCTCCCTCCGTTACTTCCTTTTTCCAGCCCATTGTCTTCAGTGGCGCATGCGTCACTTCAGCCCAATTCATCCACTCCAGGCACCCACCAAAGAACGCATCCTACTGCCCGGACTTCTACTAACGTATCTGGTAGAAACAAGACAGTGCCATCCCAGGATCTGGACATGGAAATAGACCCATGGACGCTTCTGGAAGATGGTACAGGCTCTGCCTCTACCTCAGGTGGTAACAGCAGCATGGTTGGTGTTGGCGGGGATCATTCCAATCTCAAGGCTTGCAGCTGGCTCAAGGGGGCTGTGAGAGTGAGAAGATCGGACCTTACATATATTGGAGCCTTGGACGAAGATAGCTGA